The following proteins are co-located in the Pirellulales bacterium genome:
- a CDS encoding ATP-binding protein, with amino-acid sequence MALHREHLGSFYLGRKHDLATGETSAEELLYDSKNLTTHAVCVGMTGSGKTGLCLSLLEEAGLDGIPAIAIDPKGDLGNLLLTFPDLRPEDFRPWIDESVAARKGISSDEFAAQTAELWRTGLGKWGQDGARIARYNNAVDRVIYTPGSTAGVPLTILKSFNAPPQEIVDDGDAYLDRVQAAASGVLALLGIDADPVKSREHILLSNVLDHAWRAGRDLDLATLIHEIQQPPFKRVGVVDLDAFFPAADRLALGMRLNNLLASPSFASWLEGEPLDVQRLLYTSDGRPRLAILSIAHLSDAQRMFFVTILLNEVLAWMRTQPGTGSLRAILYMDEVFGYFPPVGNPPSKRPMLTLMKQARAFGLGCVLATQNPVDLDYKGLSNAGAWFLGRLQTERDKMRVLEGLEGASAEAGAKFDRRRMEQTLAGLGNRVFLMNNVHDNAPTVFQTRWALSYLAGPLTRTQIAELMKDRKKKAAAEAGAANGGDDAAGATPSVPPRGLAGAAASARPVMSAEVPQRFWPVGEPPTAGARLAYRPALAAAGRLHFVKAADDVDVWCEYAALQPIHGELPRPMWTTAMIFERQPLWAANPHGDAEYADYPSELADAKNYRAWRSDLEARLYQTERYTAWQCAQLDARSEPGEPEADFRIRMSQLARERRDEQKERIRAKHAKLVERAEGDLAKAERTLAELKSRFWGRVWEMILRIVEVVAIRVLGGRTRKQVVTATGSRQTMEARSRTARAESEVDAARQRVLAAQADCQREIEQLDFDFEPGNLKLAKIEASPRKSDIAVDQVVLAWLPWWIGGSGGDRPAY; translated from the coding sequence ATGGCACTGCACCGCGAACACCTCGGCTCGTTCTACCTGGGACGCAAGCACGACCTCGCGACCGGCGAAACCTCGGCTGAGGAACTGCTGTACGACAGCAAGAACCTGACCACCCATGCCGTGTGCGTCGGCATGACCGGCAGCGGCAAGACGGGGTTGTGCCTGTCGCTCTTGGAGGAGGCGGGCCTCGACGGCATCCCGGCGATCGCGATCGATCCCAAGGGGGACCTCGGCAATCTGCTGCTCACGTTCCCGGACTTGCGACCCGAGGATTTCCGCCCCTGGATCGACGAGAGCGTCGCGGCTCGCAAGGGGATCTCCTCCGACGAGTTCGCCGCGCAGACGGCCGAGTTGTGGCGCACCGGGCTGGGGAAGTGGGGGCAGGACGGAGCGCGAATCGCCCGCTACAACAATGCCGTCGACAGGGTGATCTACACCCCCGGCTCCACGGCCGGCGTGCCGCTGACGATCCTCAAATCGTTCAACGCCCCTCCGCAGGAAATCGTCGATGACGGCGACGCGTATCTCGACCGCGTGCAAGCCGCCGCGTCGGGGGTGCTTGCCCTGCTGGGCATCGACGCCGACCCCGTGAAGAGCCGCGAGCACATCTTGCTCTCAAACGTGCTCGATCACGCCTGGCGCGCGGGACGCGATCTCGATCTCGCGACGCTCATTCACGAAATCCAGCAACCGCCGTTCAAGCGGGTCGGGGTCGTCGACCTGGACGCCTTCTTTCCCGCGGCCGATCGGTTGGCGCTCGGGATGCGGCTGAACAATTTGCTCGCTTCGCCGTCGTTCGCCAGTTGGTTGGAAGGGGAACCGCTCGACGTGCAGCGACTGCTGTACACTTCCGACGGACGCCCGCGGCTGGCGATTCTTTCGATCGCCCACCTGAGCGACGCGCAGCGGATGTTCTTCGTGACCATCCTGCTGAACGAGGTGCTTGCTTGGATGCGCACCCAGCCCGGCACAGGCAGCCTGCGGGCGATCCTGTACATGGACGAGGTGTTTGGGTATTTCCCCCCTGTGGGCAATCCTCCCAGCAAGCGGCCGATGCTGACGCTGATGAAGCAGGCCCGGGCGTTCGGTCTAGGATGCGTGCTGGCGACGCAGAACCCCGTCGACCTCGACTACAAGGGGCTCTCCAACGCCGGCGCTTGGTTCCTGGGGCGGCTGCAAACCGAGCGGGACAAGATGAGGGTGCTGGAGGGACTTGAGGGCGCCTCGGCCGAGGCGGGCGCCAAGTTCGACCGCCGCCGCATGGAGCAAACCCTCGCCGGGCTCGGCAATCGCGTCTTCCTGATGAACAACGTCCACGACAACGCTCCCACGGTGTTTCAGACGCGGTGGGCGCTGTCGTATCTGGCAGGGCCGCTTACGCGGACGCAGATCGCCGAGTTGATGAAGGACAGGAAGAAGAAGGCGGCTGCCGAGGCCGGCGCGGCCAACGGCGGCGACGACGCAGCCGGCGCCACGCCCTCCGTCCCGCCGCGCGGACTTGCCGGCGCGGCCGCTTCGGCGCGGCCGGTCATGTCGGCCGAGGTCCCGCAGCGATTCTGGCCGGTCGGCGAACCGCCGACCGCCGGCGCCCGGCTGGCGTATCGCCCCGCGCTGGCGGCCGCAGGGCGGCTCCACTTCGTCAAAGCGGCCGACGACGTCGACGTGTGGTGCGAGTACGCCGCGCTGCAGCCGATCCATGGCGAGTTGCCGCGCCCGATGTGGACGACGGCGATGATCTTCGAACGCCAGCCGCTGTGGGCCGCGAACCCCCATGGCGACGCCGAATACGCCGACTACCCGAGCGAGTTGGCCGACGCGAAGAACTACCGCGCCTGGCGAAGCGATCTGGAGGCCCGGCTCTACCAAACCGAACGCTACACGGCATGGCAGTGCGCGCAGCTTGATGCGCGCAGCGAGCCGGGCGAGCCGGAGGCCGACTTCCGCATCCGGATGAGCCAACTGGCTCGTGAGCGTCGCGACGAGCAAAAGGAGCGGATCCGCGCCAAACACGCCAAGCTCGTCGAACGGGCCGAGGGGGACCTCGCCAAGGCCGAGCGGACGCTGGCGGAACTCAAGTCGCGCTTCTGGGGCCGCGTGTGGGAGATGATCCTGCGGATCGTCGAGGTGGTCGCGATCCGAGTGCTGGGAGGGCGAACCCGTAAGCAGGTCGTCACCGCGACCGGCAGTCGGCAGACGATGGAAGCCCGCAGCCGCACTGCGCGGGCCGAGTCGGAGGTCGACGCGGCTCGGCAGCGGGTGCTTGCCGCCCAGGCCGACTGCCAGCGGGAGATCGAGCAGTTGGATTTCGACTTTGAACCGGGAAATCTCAAGCTCGCCAAGATCGAGGCGAGCCCTCGCAAGAGCGACATCGCGGTCGATCAGGTCGTGCTGGCGTGGCTCCCCTGGTGGATCGGCGGCTCCGGCGGCGACCGCCCCGCGTACTGA
- a CDS encoding AMP-binding protein — translation MSLTACLARFAAFAPPVGHAMTLPGTASDAPLTSVAELLRRRARQRGSQTAFTFTDESGAEVAWTYAQLDSRAAAVAEELLRRVAPGDRAALVFPPGLDFIAAFFGCLYAGVVPVPATYPKPRRPSPRLDAIVADCQAAAILTTAATVDTVQLAEQSPAVRDCPWIAVDQLATTRVPTLSHADRSSLAFLQYTSGSTSEPRGVMVTHGNLLANLETIRRGFGIEIADDDHPPLSGVFWLPAYHDMGLIGGILTPLYVGGTSHLLAPAAFLRRPLSWLEKLSTTRSAISGAPNFAYDLCAEKATAAALADLDLSCWSLAFCGAEPIDAAALDRFAGAFASCGFRREAFYPCYGLAEATLLVTGGRAVGAGAVLRADRAELAAGRFASANGTPTAKPVVSCGQPLAGICVAIVDPQTCQPLADGAIGEVWVAGDSVASGYWNRPQENFAAFAARLPERDEPYLRTGDLGFFHQDNLYVTGRMKDVIIIRGRNLYPQDIEQTVRSADAALDLGAAFAVSEGTEDRLVVVHQVGREHRRGDLSPVLRTIRATIVDEFEFDPHAILLVRPGGVPITTSGKVQRTRCRELFEAGELPILAEWRRPADEDRAAPDARAAGSGRPAFLDQAESLSVERLAEEIARWLLAWIGRHLGEGAGQLVPEATFAELGVDSLTALELGVAIEEAFGVRLPPIMAMEFPTPASMGRYLAEQIQTTPAPA, via the coding sequence ATGTCCCTGACCGCCTGCCTTGCGCGATTCGCCGCCTTCGCCCCGCCTGTCGGACATGCCATGACCTTGCCCGGGACCGCGTCCGACGCGCCGCTCACCTCCGTGGCCGAGCTGTTGCGTCGCCGAGCGCGCCAGCGGGGCTCCCAAACGGCGTTCACCTTCACCGACGAGTCGGGGGCCGAAGTCGCCTGGACCTACGCCCAACTCGACTCGCGGGCCGCGGCCGTGGCCGAGGAGCTGCTACGCCGAGTCGCCCCAGGCGATCGCGCGGCCTTGGTGTTCCCGCCGGGGCTCGATTTTATCGCGGCGTTTTTCGGCTGCCTCTACGCGGGGGTCGTCCCCGTGCCGGCCACCTACCCCAAGCCTCGCCGACCGTCGCCGCGGCTCGACGCGATCGTCGCCGATTGCCAGGCCGCCGCGATTCTGACCACCGCCGCCACGGTCGACACCGTGCAATTGGCCGAGCAGTCGCCCGCGGTGCGAGATTGCCCGTGGATCGCCGTCGACCAATTGGCCACGACCCGCGTGCCGACGCTGTCCCACGCGGACCGCAGCAGCCTCGCCTTCCTGCAATACACCTCGGGCTCGACCAGCGAGCCGCGCGGCGTGATGGTGACCCACGGCAACTTGCTGGCGAACCTGGAGACGATTCGCCGCGGGTTCGGGATCGAGATCGCCGACGACGACCACCCGCCGCTGTCCGGCGTGTTCTGGCTGCCGGCGTACCACGACATGGGGCTCATCGGCGGCATCCTCACGCCGCTCTACGTGGGGGGGACGAGCCACCTGCTGGCGCCCGCGGCGTTTCTGCGGCGGCCGTTGTCGTGGCTGGAGAAACTGAGCACGACCCGCTCGGCGATCAGCGGAGCGCCGAACTTCGCCTACGACCTGTGCGCCGAGAAGGCGACCGCCGCGGCCCTGGCTGACCTCGACCTGAGTTGCTGGTCGCTGGCGTTCTGCGGGGCCGAGCCGATCGACGCCGCGGCGCTCGACCGCTTCGCGGGGGCGTTCGCCTCCTGCGGCTTCCGCCGCGAGGCGTTCTACCCCTGCTACGGGCTCGCCGAGGCGACGCTGCTGGTCACCGGCGGGCGCGCCGTCGGCGCGGGCGCGGTGTTGCGGGCCGATCGCGCCGAACTGGCCGCAGGACGATTCGCATCCGCCAACGGCACGCCGACGGCCAAGCCCGTGGTGAGCTGCGGCCAGCCGCTCGCCGGCATCTGCGTGGCGATCGTCGATCCGCAAACGTGCCAGCCGCTCGCCGACGGGGCGATCGGCGAGGTCTGGGTCGCCGGGGACTCAGTCGCCAGCGGCTACTGGAATCGCCCTCAGGAGAACTTCGCCGCGTTCGCCGCCCGGTTGCCCGAGCGCGACGAGCCGTACTTGCGAACGGGCGATCTGGGATTTTTTCACCAGGACAACCTCTATGTCACCGGGCGGATGAAGGACGTCATCATCATCCGCGGTCGCAACCTCTACCCGCAGGACATCGAGCAAACGGTTCGCTCGGCCGACGCGGCGCTCGACCTCGGCGCCGCGTTCGCAGTGAGCGAGGGAACAGAGGATCGGCTGGTCGTCGTCCACCAAGTGGGGCGCGAGCATCGTCGCGGCGACCTTTCCCCCGTGCTCCGAACGATCCGCGCGACGATCGTCGACGAGTTCGAGTTCGACCCCCACGCGATCCTGCTCGTGCGCCCGGGGGGAGTGCCGATCACGACCAGCGGCAAGGTGCAGCGGACCCGATGCCGCGAACTGTTCGAGGCGGGCGAGTTGCCGATCCTGGCCGAATGGCGCCGCCCCGCAGACGAAGACCGCGCAGCGCCCGACGCGCGCGCCGCGGGGTCAGGCCGGCCGGCGTTTCTGGACCAGGCCGAGTCGCTGTCGGTCGAACGACTGGCCGAGGAGATCGCCCGTTGGCTGCTGGCCTGGATCGGCCGACACTTGGGCGAAGGGGCGGGTCAGCTCGTCCCCGAGGCGACCTTCGCCGAGCTGGGGGTCGATTCGCTGACGGCGCTTGAACTGGGCGTGGCGATCGAGGAGGCGTTCGGCGTACGGCTCCCCCCGATCATGGCCATGGAGTTCCCCACTCCCGCCTCGATGGGCCGTTATCTGGCCGAGCAAATCCAAACGACCCCCGCGCCGGCGTGA
- a CDS encoding sugar phosphate isomerase/epimerase, whose amino-acid sequence MSRPVTLFTGQWADLKLAELADMVGGFGYDGLELACWGDHFEVDKALADDGYCGKKREALEKADLECHAISNHLVGQAVCDVIDERHKAILPPYVWGDGNPGGVNSRAAEEMKNTARAAKKLGVEVVNGFTGSSIWHLLYSFPPVSAAMIDAGFELFAERWNPILDVFGECGVRFALEVHPTEIAFDVYTARRALEALGNRPEFGFNFDPSHLLWQGIDPVEFLREFPERIYHVHVKDAIVTLNGRTGILASHLNFGDPRRGWDFRSPGRGGVNFEEIIRTLNQVGYQGPLSVEWEDSGMDRRHGAAEACEFVRNLDFAPSNVAFDAAFADE is encoded by the coding sequence ATGAGCCGTCCCGTCACCCTGTTCACCGGTCAATGGGCCGATCTCAAGCTGGCCGAGCTTGCCGACATGGTCGGCGGGTTCGGCTATGACGGGCTCGAACTCGCTTGCTGGGGCGACCACTTCGAGGTGGACAAGGCCCTGGCCGACGACGGTTATTGCGGGAAGAAGCGCGAGGCGCTCGAAAAGGCGGACCTCGAATGCCACGCGATCAGCAACCATCTCGTCGGCCAAGCGGTGTGCGACGTCATCGACGAGCGGCACAAGGCGATCCTCCCCCCCTACGTCTGGGGCGACGGCAACCCCGGCGGCGTGAACAGCCGCGCCGCCGAGGAAATGAAAAACACGGCCCGCGCGGCGAAGAAGCTGGGCGTCGAAGTCGTCAACGGGTTCACCGGGTCGTCGATCTGGCACTTGTTGTACTCGTTCCCGCCGGTCTCCGCGGCGATGATCGACGCGGGGTTCGAGCTGTTCGCCGAGCGGTGGAACCCGATCCTCGACGTGTTCGGAGAGTGCGGGGTGCGGTTCGCGCTGGAGGTCCATCCCACCGAGATCGCCTTCGACGTCTACACCGCCCGGCGCGCGCTCGAGGCCCTGGGGAATCGGCCCGAGTTCGGGTTCAACTTCGATCCCAGCCATTTGCTGTGGCAGGGAATCGACCCGGTCGAGTTCCTCCGCGAGTTCCCGGAGCGCATCTACCACGTGCACGTCAAGGACGCGATCGTCACGCTCAACGGCCGCACGGGGATCCTGGCGAGCCATCTCAACTTCGGCGACCCGCGCCGCGGGTGGGACTTCCGCTCGCCGGGCCGCGGCGGGGTGAACTTCGAGGAAATTATCCGCACCCTCAACCAAGTCGGCTATCAGGGTCCGCTGTCGGTCGAGTGGGAAGACAGCGGCATGGACCGCCGGCACGGCGCGGCCGAAGCGTGCGAGTTCGTCCGCAACCTCGACTTCGCCCCCAGCAACGTCGCCTTTGACGCGGCGTTTGCAGACGAGTAG
- a CDS encoding TolC family protein: MLLTRLSTPACRWFAATTLLAGMVPGCSTRKSQPFKPGECGDCISAVATSVEYPDVNQCCSLDSDWGAVAPVTIANPTQVDYWNLTLEETIQLALAESEVIRDLGGAVVRSPQTATTTLDPALRETDPRFGVDAALSAFDAQFSTSVFGEKNDRALNNQFFGGGTRLLQQDLMVWQTALTKRAAAGTQYTVRQYVDYDANNAPGNEFPSAWNANIEGEFRHPLLQGSGIDYNRIAGPTNVPGVYNGVLVARVNTDVQIADFELAIRDLVSNVENAYWDLYFAYRDLDAKIAARDASLETWRRIHALYESGRRGGEAEKEAQAREQFFLFQEEVQNALSGRLIDGTRTGNGSSGGTFRAQGGVHVAERRLRMLLGLPPSDGRLIRPADEPITAPMAFDWSEVTGESLVRRVELRRQRWVARRYELEWIASKNHLLPQLDAVGRYRWRGYGKDLLPTGVDQGRFESAYGTLADGDFQEWQVGMELTVPLGYRQAFAGVRNAELQLARQRAILREQERQVLHDVAASVADLDRARVVSETTANRLAAAQQQLAAVTAAYEADKAPLDLLLEAQRTVADAESRHYRALAEYAIAMKNVHFAKGTLLAYDGVHLNEGPWNSQAYSDAAALEARRGKARHLNYASAISPRVSRGGYDQDPAMAEALPLDAPTARGPELQEEPESDETASAASPTVAPTSEILPKLHAAEPAQHGVERMWVK; this comes from the coding sequence ATGCTCCTGACCCGCCTTTCCACCCCTGCCTGCCGCTGGTTCGCGGCGACGACGCTCCTGGCGGGGATGGTCCCGGGGTGCTCGACGCGCAAGAGCCAGCCGTTCAAGCCGGGCGAGTGCGGAGACTGCATCTCGGCCGTCGCGACGAGCGTCGAGTATCCCGACGTCAACCAGTGTTGCAGCCTCGATTCTGACTGGGGCGCGGTCGCCCCGGTGACGATCGCCAATCCGACGCAGGTCGACTATTGGAATCTCACGCTCGAGGAGACGATCCAACTCGCTCTGGCCGAGTCGGAGGTGATTCGCGATCTGGGGGGGGCCGTGGTCCGCTCACCGCAGACGGCGACGACGACGCTCGACCCGGCCCTCCGCGAGACCGACCCCCGTTTCGGCGTCGACGCGGCGTTATCAGCGTTTGACGCCCAGTTCAGCACCAGCGTCTTTGGCGAAAAGAACGACCGAGCCCTCAACAACCAGTTCTTCGGCGGCGGCACCCGGTTGTTGCAGCAGGACCTCATGGTCTGGCAGACGGCGCTGACCAAGCGGGCCGCCGCCGGCACGCAATACACCGTGCGACAGTATGTCGATTACGACGCGAACAACGCCCCCGGCAACGAGTTCCCCAGCGCGTGGAACGCGAACATCGAGGGCGAGTTTCGGCATCCATTGCTGCAGGGAAGCGGCATCGACTACAACCGGATCGCCGGGCCGACCAATGTTCCCGGCGTCTACAACGGCGTGCTCGTGGCGCGGGTCAACACGGACGTGCAGATCGCCGATTTCGAACTGGCGATCCGCGACCTCGTGAGCAACGTCGAAAACGCCTACTGGGACTTGTACTTCGCATATCGCGATCTCGACGCCAAAATCGCGGCCCGGGACGCGAGCCTGGAAACCTGGCGACGGATTCACGCCCTGTACGAATCGGGTCGTCGCGGCGGCGAGGCCGAGAAAGAGGCTCAAGCTCGCGAGCAGTTCTTTCTGTTCCAGGAGGAAGTGCAGAACGCGCTGTCGGGCCGGTTGATCGACGGCACGCGGACCGGCAACGGCTCGAGCGGCGGCACCTTCCGAGCTCAGGGCGGCGTCCATGTCGCGGAACGGCGGCTGCGGATGCTGCTGGGGCTGCCCCCCAGCGACGGGCGACTCATTCGCCCCGCCGACGAGCCGATCACCGCGCCGATGGCGTTCGACTGGAGCGAAGTCACCGGCGAGTCGCTCGTCCGGCGGGTCGAGCTCCGCCGGCAACGGTGGGTCGCCCGACGGTACGAACTCGAGTGGATCGCCAGCAAGAATCACTTGCTCCCGCAGTTGGACGCGGTCGGGCGGTATCGATGGCGCGGATACGGCAAGGATCTGCTCCCCACCGGGGTCGACCAGGGCCGATTTGAGAGCGCCTACGGCACGCTGGCCGACGGCGACTTTCAGGAATGGCAGGTCGGCATGGAATTGACCGTGCCGCTGGGATATCGCCAAGCCTTCGCCGGCGTGCGGAACGCCGAATTGCAGCTCGCCCGGCAGCGAGCCATCCTCCGCGAGCAGGAACGACAGGTGTTGCACGACGTGGCGGCGTCGGTCGCCGATTTGGACCGGGCCCGCGTCGTCTCCGAGACGACCGCGAACCGGCTCGCCGCGGCCCAGCAGCAGTTGGCGGCGGTCACCGCGGCGTATGAAGCGGACAAGGCGCCGCTCGATCTTCTGCTCGAGGCCCAACGGACCGTCGCCGACGCCGAGAGCCGGCACTATCGCGCGCTGGCCGAATATGCGATCGCGATGAAGAACGTCCACTTCGCCAAGGGGACGCTGCTGGCGTACGACGGGGTTCACCTGAACGAAGGCCCCTGGAATTCGCAGGCCTACTCCGACGCGGCGGCGCTCGAGGCCCGTCGCGGCAAGGCGCGCCATCTGAACTACGCCTCGGCGATCTCGCCGCGGGTGAGTCGCGGGGGGTACGACCAGGACCCGGCCATGGCCGAGGCGCTGCCGTTGGACGCCCCGACAGCCCGGGGACCGGAGTTGCAGGAGGAGCCGGAGTCGGACGAGACGGCAAGCGCCGCGAGCCCGACGGTCGCCCCGACGAGCGAGATCTTGCCCAAACTCCATGCCGCCGAACCGGCGCAACACGGCGTCGAACGGATGTGGGTGAAGTAA
- a CDS encoding biotin/lipoyl-binding protein, whose product MPSVPHLDEVPARWERLEEALARLHDAARRKASPREFYDAAIRELAAALPEVRIAVWGAVPSGRGAELLARNAASADADPDAMADRRAQALAMFADAEVRRSGDTLWQPVVNAATAEPAAVIELALTPDAPSAIREELPDVAGALAAAAADFHAFAELRRLAGAATIERQAVDLLRRLQAAPDLASLGYAIANEGRRVLGCERLTLLVRRGRQWRVLAASGVDHVEPKSAFAQRIERFAPRAADWGEPLAVGAAKANDDDPRDELPPPLAEALAAYLDHSHARTLAAAPAAFPPLSDAVSPEPTERPQHGRARHDALVVAEWFHAAGPAGAAALAAELAELCAPSLARAQALDGPLARRIVRRALARASRPLVVPRGLLVAVAVLAGAAALTFVETDFEVEAPAVLMPVARHEIFATTTGRVAEVRVVHGQTVAAGDVLVVLDDPQLQLQREQVAGELAAVERRIDALAVARTDRTVRESADPAALPPGAEQQQLIEKRASLRRQRELLARRRTELTLVSPVAGQVLTRDVESLLASRPVERGQALLTIADTTAAWELIAEVDQRDVGHVVAQLPAPPVRFRLAGDVDEIRTGRVDRLAVAATLDVEDLSAPAPPAPVHVAVDADQLAEPRAGTAATVRIHCGRRSLGYVWLHDLAATVYRWWMF is encoded by the coding sequence ATGCCTTCCGTTCCCCATCTCGACGAGGTCCCAGCCCGCTGGGAACGGCTCGAGGAGGCGCTTGCGCGGCTCCACGACGCCGCCCGACGCAAGGCGAGCCCGCGCGAGTTTTACGACGCCGCGATCCGCGAGCTCGCTGCCGCGCTGCCGGAGGTTCGGATCGCCGTTTGGGGAGCCGTGCCGTCGGGGCGCGGCGCGGAACTCCTCGCCCGCAACGCCGCCTCGGCGGACGCCGACCCGGATGCGATGGCCGACCGACGTGCTCAAGCCCTCGCCATGTTCGCCGACGCGGAAGTTCGCCGCAGCGGCGATACGCTGTGGCAACCGGTGGTGAACGCCGCGACCGCCGAACCTGCCGCGGTCATCGAGCTCGCTCTGACCCCCGACGCTCCGAGCGCGATCCGCGAGGAATTGCCCGACGTCGCCGGAGCGCTGGCCGCAGCGGCGGCCGATTTTCACGCCTTCGCCGAGCTGCGCCGGCTCGCCGGGGCCGCGACGATCGAGCGGCAAGCCGTCGATCTGCTGCGGCGGCTCCAGGCGGCGCCTGACTTGGCGTCGCTCGGCTACGCGATCGCCAACGAAGGGCGGCGCGTGCTCGGCTGCGAGCGGCTGACGCTGCTCGTTCGCCGCGGACGTCAGTGGCGCGTGCTGGCCGCCAGCGGCGTCGACCATGTCGAGCCGAAGAGCGCCTTCGCCCAGCGAATCGAACGGTTCGCCCCGCGGGCGGCCGATTGGGGAGAACCGCTGGCCGTCGGCGCCGCGAAGGCGAACGACGACGATCCGCGCGACGAACTCCCCCCGCCGCTGGCCGAGGCGCTGGCCGCGTATCTCGATCACAGCCACGCCCGCACGCTGGCCGCTGCTCCGGCGGCGTTCCCGCCGCTGTCAGACGCTGTTTCTCCGGAACCGACCGAACGTCCGCAGCACGGTCGCGCACGGCACGACGCGCTGGTGGTCGCCGAGTGGTTCCACGCCGCCGGTCCCGCCGGGGCCGCTGCGCTCGCCGCCGAGTTGGCCGAGTTGTGCGCCCCGAGCCTCGCTCGCGCGCAGGCTCTTGACGGCCCGCTTGCCAGACGGATCGTGCGCCGGGCCCTCGCCCGCGCCAGTCGACCGCTGGTCGTGCCGCGCGGGCTGCTCGTCGCCGTGGCGGTGCTCGCCGGCGCCGCCGCGCTGACTTTCGTCGAAACCGACTTCGAGGTCGAGGCCCCGGCGGTGTTGATGCCCGTGGCCCGGCACGAAATCTTCGCGACGACGACCGGCCGCGTCGCCGAGGTCCGCGTCGTTCACGGCCAAACGGTCGCCGCGGGAGACGTGCTCGTGGTGCTCGACGACCCGCAGTTGCAGCTGCAGCGAGAACAGGTCGCCGGCGAGCTGGCCGCCGTCGAACGACGGATCGACGCCTTGGCCGTGGCCCGCACCGACCGCACGGTGCGCGAGTCGGCCGACCCCGCCGCACTCCCCCCCGGCGCCGAGCAGCAGCAACTGATCGAGAAGCGGGCCAGCCTCCGCCGGCAACGGGAATTGCTCGCCCGCCGCCGCACCGAGCTGACGCTCGTCAGCCCCGTGGCGGGGCAGGTCCTCACCCGCGACGTCGAATCGCTGCTGGCGAGCCGCCCCGTCGAGCGGGGGCAGGCGCTATTGACCATTGCCGACACGACCGCCGCGTGGGAGCTGATCGCCGAGGTCGACCAGCGCGACGTGGGGCATGTCGTGGCACAACTCCCCGCGCCGCCGGTCCGCTTCCGCTTGGCGGGAGACGTCGACGAGATTCGCACCGGTCGCGTGGATCGGCTGGCCGTCGCGGCGACGCTCGACGTCGAGGACCTCTCCGCCCCCGCCCCGCCGGCGCCGGTGCACGTGGCGGTCGACGCCGACCAGCTTGCCGAGCCCCGTGCCGGCACGGCCGCCACGGTGCGGATCCACTGCGGCCGCCGCTCGCTGGGGTACGTCTGGCTCCATGATCTGGCCGCGACCGTTTACCGATGGTGGATGTTCTGA